The genomic DNA TGAAATTAAATCTAAATGGTTGACTTGCAAAATTAACCGTTTGCTGTCTTCAGAACTACATAATCCAATTGTGCAAGTGACCCTGTTTAGTGGGGGAAAATTAAGCTGAATTGTTGCAATAGTGCTGATTTAAGTAAATGTTCACGCTTggtatccttttttttatttttatagtttatcCGGAAACTGACACAAAAGTTAAGAATAAATCCTGATTTGCATGGGACTGAAAATCGCCACATAAACAGGTGGCCTCATCCAGTATTTTTACTGACATCAGTGAAATTTAGTCCTGTATGACTCATCcgtttctttttatcccagatcattttctcagaggtcctcagatttttttacaggacatcagTACCTTCTGTAAAATTTTAAAATCGGGTGTCCTGTGTGAATCGACCATGTCGGTGTTtaccagcctttacaataaaccataatagaATATAAAAATTGGTATATAAACCAAATTGGGGacgggcgaaaatacaaaacataattgccgATTCTTCATAAATACATGCTTTGAACAAAGCATTTGGAGAGagatatatgtaaataaaaatcgCCCAAGGACAAACGAATATTCAAAGTAGTAAACAAGGTGCTGGTAGCCTTTGGAAAAGGAGGTTCAATGAAATAAAGATACTCTGTTGATATGTGTCGTTCATCCTCCTTCTTGCACAAGTTATTTACATCTGGTTCATAGTTTACAAAGAAGCAACTTCTCTGAGCACTacattgcattttatttcaaatttacCGACTCTTCTTGATGAAAATTATTCAGCATCTGGGAGATTACTAGACGTCTTTCTCTCTGGGTGGTTGGTAAATGCTCTTTTTACACAAAACCACAGTAATAACTCTAATCATGTGCAATTAAATTGCAACTTTGTCAGCTTTTAAGggatcaaaatatatttttagaccACCAATTCACTGCTCGCATTCTGTAGTTTCAACACGTCTATTTAGTACCAGTTTAGAAAGCTGCTTTCATTTCCATGTTTGCTTTAAAGACTTAAGCTTTATTTCATGGAACCTGGTGAACAATGTTGTCGGTAATAGCTGTGTATTTCGATCTTATGGTTTTCATATTTGGACAATGTCCAAGAGAGATTATGCACATCGGTCCTATCTAGTCATTTTTATAACCAAGCACAGAGGTAATGAAATACCTTGTTTTGATCGCATACTGTTTACTGTTGCTGCCTGCTGCATTGTACATATtcctgcaaaataaatatatatatatatataatgcaattaTTTTTACATCTTTATAAAAACACACTGCAAGTCCTTATATATTTGCAACCACAATATAGGTGAATCAAACCCAAAAGATCATGTTTGTTCCAAAAGTGTTGGCATCCTGCTTTTTATCATATGCAAAACTAATGTAGATGTCAGTTGACTTTAtgggtgtgttttattttcataggTAATGCACTTGAAGAAAACCCCTGAAGAGGCTTATCGGCTTTTGGTATCTGGAAACACCTCCTACTTGTCTTTTAGGTAATTTTTATTATGTACCGTTCATATGTTGCGTTATTTGTTGATGGCTTGTTGGTATCTTCACTAGAAGCAGCACTTGCAGTTCTTACTCCTTCACTGGAAAGGACAGCATTGCAACTATGTGGGTGTGTAGCCTTTCACTGGAAAGGTCATTCCTATAGGATAGCATTGCAACTATGTGGGTGTGTAGCCTGTCAACAGTTACAGTTTCCAGTTAACTCTACCATGGGTAGAATGAAGTGTGGATGATGTATTACTTTAATTGTTAAATAAGTTGACTTTTTAGTTTAATGGATGAACTTTAAACCCTCATGCAGGGCATGTCTGTCTACAGTCTATTGACTTCCTGTgttttgaaaataacaaaaggTACTGTAAAACCAACCATCGGCTCATAACAACCAGTAAACCAGAACAGATTGGTTTTTGGATCTTGAGTAAGTAGCCACACATGTTCAGCTTATGAGGTTACTGCAGATGCAGCGTTTCTGCATTTTTCCGTGTAGTGTGTCTGtggttggggtgtgtgtgtttttttttaatatgtatacaATAGAGTTATTAAACTCAGATTTGATTTATCCTAGCCTGTGGTGCTTGTTTACATGGTACAACTGAAAACAAAGCTAAACTGATTGCCCAAAAAGCCTTTTGTATTTGTTGCAAGCTTGGTTCcttttgaaattgtgtttagtttagcTACAAGTGTTGTAGAAGAGACAGGAATGTTGTGTGCAGGGGCCAGTGCCACAGGATTAGGAAAACCTCTCTCTTGAAAATCTGTTTAGTTAAGGAAAAAGCAAACTTTCATCTTGCAAGAAAGGTGGTTGAACAGTGCATCTGTACTAACGTCATCACAGCTGTTTTTAAAGCTGCTTATTCACAGATCATTCATGTCATTTCAGAGATGCTTCTTTTGGCACTTGCACATACAATCTAAACATCCTTGACTGTTTACATGGAGTCCATAAGGTAGgtgattgaaaaataaaaacaatgtagtGCACTACAGCCTGGGGGGGTGGAATAGTAAGAATGGAGAAGGAATATATATTAAGAACAAGGGATGTGAATAGCACCTTTTGTCTTTGTTGCAGGCTCTGCAATATGATTGGCTTGACTTCTCTGACTTTGATGTTGAGGAGTATGAACATTATGAGGTAAGgtgtttttaatttagtgttttaATCCTGTTGCATTGTCACCAGTGGGGATGCCACAGGGATATAATGGAGGCATCCATATGTTACACCTAGACTTGTAGATATTGGTATATCTAGAGAATGTGTCATTCAATTatgataaaatgttataaaagCATTAATTTGTCCAAGTATTTGAAAGTATTGGTTTTTCATGGTTTCTGTTGTAATTGTGCTAATGAAAGCTGTGCGTGTTGGAATATGTTGTCTATGTTTCCTAAAATGTGTCACATCTGTTAAAACAAGTTAACAAGCTAGTTAAACATCTGTATGTATATGAGTATCACTTTATTGCTGCTCTACTATTCTTTACTTCAACATATTGGTAATAGTAGGTCATGTAATAACATTTTCATTAAGTACATTTCACATAGGCAGGCATTGTAGTTTTAATTGCTCTTCAAATATTTTGTACAGAGAGCAGAAAATGGAGACTTTAATTGGATAATTCCTGGGAAGTTTTTAGCCTTCAGTGGACCACATCCAAAAAGCAAAATTGAAAATGGTATGTGAAGCAGaaactttctctttttttttccccttgttttaaacatgcattcaacATGGTTTAAAACGAAACAAACCACATGTGAATGAGCCCTtacatttgtatataataattataatcctGTACAAATTGACACTATTCATGCATGGAATTTGTAATTCCTTAAATTAGAAACATGTGCCCAATTTATTAACCCTTTGTCTGCAGCAATTACTCTTTTGAATGTTACAGGTTGTCCTTGCATGGGATTCATCGTTAATAAAGATATACATTTTATGAAATCATTATTTAAGGTTTTATTGATTTCAAATTCTAATTTTAGAATGATATTTATTTTTGCACGTACAAAGTAGGGGGATAGTAACAAATGGATTTCTACTATTTAAAAGGACAAGATAGAGGGATGAGTGGTGACTGTAAGCCTGCTGGGTAccagacatttttatttttattttgtaagatgctaaatttttaaaaaatatttacctCCTAGAAACCTGAATGACCTCATGCATTTGTCTAACCCCCATTGTGAAATTGACCTCTCCTACTTCAGGCTATCCTCTTCATGCACCTGAAGCCTACTTCCCTTACTTCCGAAAACACAACATCACCACAATAGTTCGTCTAAACAAGAAAATGTACGATGCCAAGCGATTTACTGATCTAGGTTTTGAGCACCACGATCTTTTCTTCGTTGACGGAAGTACACCGAGTGATGCCATAGTCAAGAAGTTCATAAATATCTGTGAAAATGCTGAGGGTGCCATTGCTGTTCATTGCAAAGGTATGgttcttgaaatgcattttctgCTGAACTCTTAGAGGTGTGGGTGGAGGTCATCACTCAAATTATAtactagagcaggggtctccaaccctggtcctggagaagctcctatccagcaggttttataggtgtctttacatcatcagtggctaaagatctggaacacctgttaatcttgactaattaagccaataattggctcaattaagtaacagattggttgaaacgaaaaccagcagccacagtagctcttcaggaccagggttggagacccctgtacTAGAGTAACAGAACATGGAGGCAGTTCAGTATGATTCaacagatttttgtttttcacattatTTCCTTCATCAACACAAACTACATGACTTTCTTGTTTACTAGCTGGTCTTGGCCGAACGGGTACTCTAATAGGATGCTACATGATGAAGCATTACCGGTTAACTGCATCTGAAACCATTGCATGGATAAGAATCTGTAGACCAGGTTCAGTCATTGGACCCCAGCAAAATTATGTGCAAgagtaagtaaaaataaataaataaaatacatgttactAAAGATTCAATGTTTCAGTAGTGGTCTTTTAGAAGTTTAAACATGGGATGTTCTGTTAATTTTCAGTAAATATTATATTGTGGTGCATCTAATGTTTACCTTTTTACAGTTTAACCTATATTCCAAGCTAAAAAGTAATTTTTCTGTAATTTGGAAAACCTCCCACAGaacaacacttttttaaaatagaaaCATTAATAACTTAATTTAAATAGGCTATAAAAGTATTGTGTCTTTCTTTCCATGCAACAGAAAACAAGCTAGCCTGTGGGCAGAAGGAGACATCTACCGTGCAAAAATGAGAGAAAGACAAAATGGAACTAGCAAGGTTGCAGTCACAAGAATCTTATCGGGGGTCGATGACATTTCAATTAACGATAACACAAACAGCATGAGTGCAAAACTGGAAATAGAACTGGTAAAGCGCttgcttgtttctttgtttgtgtgtgtgttttaatacacAGTCAGTGTATAGTTgcaatgttctttttatattgttttatatttgcacATTCATGAGTGAATGTGTTATTAACTGACTCCTGTTGTCTTTTTTTGAAGTATAATGACGAAGATGAACGGAATAGTATAACTCAAGGGGACAAACTACGTGCTCTGAAAAGCAAGAGGCAAGTTCGAGCATCAACGGGATCATTGACGTAAGTAGATTCAGCTGTGATACCATCATGCCCTGCTACTTTTAACTGGGGTTAAAGCAGCCTCTTGTTCAGATTTCAGTATGTGGGGGGTTGCTTTAGCAAGTGGGTAACACAAGAAACCACAGTTTACAGTAAAacacttttaatgtttttttgtttttattttgttttgtggtaaGATCCAATGCAAATACAGGTTTAGCTTTTAAATGGATTAAAGCAAATTAATCTGTATAGCCGTGACAATGATTTATAATACCAGGAACTAATCTACTTGCATTTTATAAAGAttttatagaatatatatattttttctttccattcCATGCAGTCACATTTTTTACATGGAATATTACCAGTTGGTTCTGCCAATATAAACCTGGACTAAtacggttttaaaaaaaataaagtaagtcTTAGAATGATAGTCATATAGATGTATACATCCAACATTCATCACCTTTTGTTGTGGGGGTGGGAAAAAAATCTTTAAAGCAAATAGTAAACTTTCTCCCAGACTTTCAAATAATAGCTGTGTAAACGAAAACCCTGGCATGAACACATTCACAGACCACAGCTTGCTCATGCCATGGCAACATTTTTGCAAGATGTGATTATggcattgaaaataaataattttattgcACAACAGGCAAACTATAGTAAAATGCTGCAGTCTCCTCAGTGCTATTTGGGCTGAATGTTGTCGCGATTTGAAAAGATAACACAGCTTTCTCCATTGGTGTCGGAGCAgagaataataaatatatatatatatatatatatataagtattttAAAGGTAAGtggaatttaatattttttttgcagCTGATCTTGAGTGTTGCATGGATGAGGTGTTTAATTGCTATGTAAGGGACTACTTAGGTAGTATGCATTTTAAGATTtgtatgttcattttatttcacAGCTTAAAGAAACAGGGAAGGCCCTTATAGCCAATTATATGAGGATAAAATTGTAGTTTTAACATTGCATGTTTAGAAAAATAGCATATTCTTAAAAAAATGATCACTGTGACAAGAGACAAGTCTGACCACGTTTTGATACCCTGTGTCAGAGGCAGGGTTCCTAATAGAATTAAACGCGTGTGTCTTGGTTGGCTAATCCTGGGTCTGTTTCTTAATCTTAAATGTTTCTCTTCAAATTTGTACTacaattatgtatttttgtatccTTTTTGACATTGAATAAATCTGTACTGATAATGAGTGAAAATCTATTGAGTGGTAATGTCCCATACTGTGAACAGTGTGTGGTAATGCCATCCGTTTAATTAACTGCCTGATCATTAACCTAGTTGTGGAATTTAAGTGACTTTATATAAAGATTATTCAATATTGAGAAGATTCCTCAGCCTTGAAGAATCTTTtcaggagcttttttttttttctctctgtacaTTTCTGTAAGTATGGCTATTGATCTGAGCAGAAACAGAGAATcgtacaaaacacacatactGGGACGTTAAACAAGTACACAATTTCAAATCTTGAAAAAATGTGGATATTAAAAAGCACCCTATTAATGGTCTCTTGCTTCATAAGTGTACATGTTTATGATTGCAATGTAGGCCTAATTTATGTATATGGGTTGTTCCGGAGTAAGAGAATATAGCATTAGTCTAAtctcctcttttttttattttttgtctgtacaatcttttttttttttaattttacatgaaCTAATCACCACATTTTGACACCACTTTGATATTTAGGACTTCCTAGTATCCAATTCAAAATGTGCATacctgtaaaaataaatcatgtagCCATGTGTTTGTCCAGAAGTGACAGGTGAAATGGTAAAAGCTGTTGCTTAATTTAGAGAGACACAACAGTTGCTGACCTTTGTATTACAAAGCGCATGTATCGATGATGCTCCCTGAATTATAACTTTGGAAGAATTTAAGATCCGCGAGAAGTGAAgataataaattaaagtgacaTCCGTTCAGATTAAATACTCAAAGCCTTTTACATCTAAGGAACTGGATGTTCTCAAATTGAGGTTTAAAATTAAACTTAATTTTGcttttaaacattgttttttttgtaattcacttGTTCCACTGACGTCCGTTGCACTGCCAATTGCTAATTTAATcaagaaaacaaatgtatttaagtgCATCAGTGTAATTTTATATGCAgtatgtttttttagttttattattaaactTGCAAAGCATGTGGAATGAACAATGTCGTAATTTCCTAATGCTGAACAAAACAATAGTCAAGATATCAAAATTAAAACATCAATTTAAACATCTGTGCATTTTGAAATTTCACACCTATGTCAGTCTTGATTTGGTTTCATCTGTgcaacaagttttttttatttctttattttgctaTTTACATTAAGTATTTATATATGGTTTTATTCCATTGGCATAAAACCTGTGTTGTgtagtataatttaaaaaaaaaaaaaaaaagtttgaagacTTAGTTTAACCATTGATGTGACATTTAAGATGTTTCTTTGTAATGAAGAATATTGGTATATTTTGTCAAGtttatcaaggtttttttttttttgttttttttttaattcttagtaattctgttttaaactgCGACTGTATTGCTGATACAGCCGCAACTGTACtaaatgtaaaacatttctggctggtttcacagacccagttCAGCATTATTCTTGGACTACATAGTTTCCTTGGATAAGGAAATATACCATCACATATGGTGCGAGAGCCTAAATTAGCACTAGAGTGTATAGCTGCATATATTGCCATGGAAATATTACAAGGGTTTGTTTCCACATTTACAGCGGTTTTCAGACCTAAATTAGCAATGATCCTGGATTACCTTCTTTTAGTGCTAATCTGGATTTTTGAAACTGGATGTACATTTATGGTGTTCTAAATAAAGACAAACTCTTGTGATCTGGGGGCTCATGCAAATCTTTTAGATTGATGCCACTGGAAAATGGTGTAGATTATCCCAAGAACCAATGCATGATGATGTTCCAGGTGCCTGGCATGATGATGTCCTTCCCATCCCTGGCCTTCCTGAAACTGTCTACAGAGGTGCCATTCAGTGCTTTTTAGTTTGTGTGAACTAGCCACTTTTAGAAAGTGGGCTGAGACCACCTGTATCAATTTTGATATTGGCCCTAAGGTTGTATATTGTGCACAGTTTGCTAGTGTTTTGCGCCACCagtcctcttttttttaaaaataccaaaAGAAGGTCTTGCCTTTTTTATTTGTTGCATGATCTGATAGTTAACATCTTTTAATATCAGCATGGCTTTTGTTTGTGTTCAAAACACAGCATTTGGACAAATCTCATTTCTTGCTTGGAGTATCTGCttctcccattttttttttttttttggtttttttttttttctatcacctTTCTCCTCCCTTCTAGATGGCGCCTTGTTATGCTGATCTCTACACTGTGTAGTGTTGTCATCTGGTGGATTGTTTGTGGCTACCCTTCTCCCATCCTGCTTGTCTGTCTAGATGGGTTAGGAATATAGTAACCACCTAAGGAAGCCTAACATGTAGCACTGTAAGTGTGCCACTcagtatttctgtatttaaatcGCTATTCATCTTTATATGGGGAAGGGGTAAAGTTTTACGTTTTCTATATAGTGGCAGCTAGGCTGTTTTTAGATGGGTGGGGTTCAGTACTGTAGCGTCAACCAAACAACCAGCTAAAATtctacaaacatatatatatttttttattcttttgatttTGGAATAAGGAACTTGTCCTTAACTacttcaaaccccccccccccccccaaaaaaaaaaaaactgtttcagaCAGGAAGAGTTACCCACTAAAACATCAGCTGTTTTCAGTTGCAAAACACTAAAAAGCCTGTTTTCTGAAATAGCTGAACATTCTCTTGGGTTACATAATTGTTTTGAAGACAAACCTGTTTTTGTTTGGGgtggttgtatttttttatttttatattttccctGACAATCGGTGAAGGCTACCTGAGATACTAAGTAGTGATGTCTGTAATGAATATTTCAGTAAAAGTAATGTAAATGAActgatactgtatttgtaatgagGCAGGGGTCATTGGGGAGGGGGAAGAAACCTGTCATCCCTTATGGGTGATAACTGAGTGTATACCatgaataatacaataaataaagttCAGTACTGGTAAGATCTTGCTTTTAAATGTTGAAAGATcttatgctttattttatttatttttaatatttttaattttgtattcatgttttaaacTTTCTCAACCTTGGATAAAATGAATTTCTTGCCCCCTAATTTGCTTTATTCACAATACTGGTCCACCTTTTATTGTGCTTGGAATCTTTTGGTTTCTTGTTAATTCAGGATATGTTCTTGCAACGCTGTAGACCCACCTATTgtctgctgtaggtcacatggtcttaCTCCAATGGTCTCACTGCAATAAGTTTGAACTACAAAACATTACGTGattgggtaccaggaagcagcagcatcaATTTAATCTCACATTCTGTATAATCCAAATTATAGTATAAAATACGAGCAAgtaaccaaaagatcttcaacagacaAAAAAGAGGACCACTAATATTGCCAGTGCCAATGCGAGGTAAAACCTTATTTGCATTCTAATTATGGATGAGCTTGGTCTTGGCTGGGGATATGGTTTCAATAAAACTCCCATATTAATACTTAAATGTATTTGTTGCCTCAAAATAATCTATTTTATCAAGGCTGTTCATATTGCTAAAGTATAATGTATATGTTAAATAGGAGGCCTACTGAAatccatgcattttgatttacCTCCGATGCCCCTTTCccctaaaaaacaaataaatgcatcGATCTATTTCTGAAGGTGGTGATAGCTGTGTGCAGTTTCCCCTAATGTTTTGCATtaacttttttgttctttatttttatagatTGGAAGAGAACACTATTCGCACCAGGTCCTCGTCACAATCATTTAGGTATGTATGCCCTCCCAGAATGTTCTAAATACTCCTGTGTACTCTTTCATACACCAGGCCTTTTCTAGTTTGTTTACTAAAGGTAGTTTCTGCTACAGACATACAAGCCGCCTTGTCACTGTCATGCTCCAGCTACTCCCAGGAAGAGATCAGGGGTCAGAGAGGGTCAAAACCAATAAAAACCAATCGGGAAGCAGTTTTGgggtttttctgttttgttttgtgtgtttttttttttttttcacattttatgtgTTACATAATAAAGTTCTCTGGTTTTTTATATGTAGAATCATTTTGCAATCCAGTGTACAGAGCAACACGCGTTCAAAATCTGGAAGCCTTTCAAGTGGCACAGACACTGGGAAAAGAACAACAAGATCTACGACAGGACACACAAGCTTAGGGAGGTAAGGGAGTGGCTTTTTTACTAGGCTAGATCAGTGTCTGTTCCTTTTAAGAGGCAGAATCAAGCTTCTTTTTGTACTGCTGTAAATACTTGCTGTCTGTTCACAAGGTAGCGCTGATTCATAAAGCTGTACTTTGCTGATCTAGCTTGCATTGCATGTCTGTTGTGAAAGACAATCTGGTAACTGGACCTGGAATACCTCCACTTGTATTCAGTCAGCTG from Acipenser ruthenus chromosome 2, fAciRut3.2 maternal haplotype, whole genome shotgun sequence includes the following:
- the LOC117409264 gene encoding dual specificity protein phosphatase CDC14A-like isoform X4, which produces MKRKNERRKRWEPKKKRPVVKRGELEELTADVYICITDRLYFAILHQKPRSTSERHYFCIDEELEYENFYADFGPLNLAMFYRYCCKLNKKLKSFTLGKKKIVHYTCGDQKKQANAAYLIGSYAVMHLKKTPEEAYRLLVSGNTSYLSFRDASFGTCTYNLNILDCLHGVHKALQYDWLDFSDFDVEEYEHYERAENGDFNWIIPGKFLAFSGPHPKSKIENGYPLHAPEAYFPYFRKHNITTIVRLNKKMYDAKRFTDLGFEHHDLFFVDGSTPSDAIVKKFINICENAEGAIAVHCKAGLGRTGTLIGCYMMKHYRLTASETIAWIRICRPGSVIGPQQNYVQEKQASLWAEGDIYRAKMRERQNGTSKVAVTRILSGVDDISINDNTNSMSAKLEIELYNDEDERNSITQGDKLRALKSKRQVRASTGSLTQTIVKCCSLLSAIWAECCRDLKR
- the LOC117409264 gene encoding dual specificity protein phosphatase CDC14C-like isoform X3 is translated as MKRKNERRKRWEPKKKRPVVKRGELEELTADVYICITDRLYFAILHQKPRSTSERHYFCIDEELEYENFYADFGPLNLAMFYRYCCKLNKKLKSFTLGKKKIVHYTCGDQKKQANAAYLIGSYAVMHLKKTPEEAYRLLVSGNTSYLSFRDASFGTCTYNLNILDCLHGVHKALQYDWLDFSDFDVEEYEHYERAENGDFNWIIPGKFLAFSGPHPKSKIENGYPLHAPEAYFPYFRKHNITTIVRLNKKMYDAKRFTDLGFEHHDLFFVDGSTPSDAIVKKFINICENAEGAIAVHCKAGLGRTGTLIGCYMMKHYRLTASETIAWIRICRPGSVIGPQQNYVQEKQASLWAEGDIYRAKMRERQNGTSKVAVTRILSGVDDISINDNTNSMSAKLEIELYNDEDERNSITQGDKLRALKSKRQVRASTGSLTLEENTIRTRSSSQSFRIILQSSVQSNTRSKSGSLSSGTDTGKRTTRSTTGHTSLGSLIPQKGRSKTHRIYHKRLMRLCHSIPKSRVPLLR
- the LOC117409264 gene encoding dual specificity protein phosphatase CDC14C-like isoform X1; its protein translation is MKRKNERRKRWEPKKKRPVVKRGELEELTADVYICITDRLYFAILHQKPRSTSERHYFCIDEELEYENFYADFGPLNLAMFYRYCCKLNKKLKSFTLGKKKIVHYTCGDQKKQANAAYLIGSYAVMHLKKTPEEAYRLLVSGNTSYLSFRDASFGTCTYNLNILDCLHGVHKALQYDWLDFSDFDVEEYEHYERAENGDFNWIIPGKFLAFSGPHPKSKIENGYPLHAPEAYFPYFRKHNITTIVRLNKKMYDAKRFTDLGFEHHDLFFVDGSTPSDAIVKKFINICENAEGAIAVHCKAGLGRTGTLIGCYMMKHYRLTASETIAWIRICRPGSVIGPQQNYVQEKQASLWAEGDIYRAKMRERQNGTSKVAVTRILSGVDDISINDNTNSMSAKLEIELYNDEDERNSITQGDKLRALKSKRQVRASTGSLTLEENTIRTRSSSQSFRIILQSSVQSNTRSKSGSLSSGTDTGKRTTRSTTGHTSLGSQLLNSRLARSLGNLHALTNDQDQTQNEAKSGSKLVSNSTNQMNNLNAVNNYTQQRATTDHSHTSDSSEGEK
- the LOC117409264 gene encoding dual specificity protein phosphatase CDC14A-like isoform X2, which codes for MAEVEELVHTVEFIKDRLYFAILHQKPRSTSERHYFCIDEELEYENFYADFGPLNLAMFYRYCCKLNKKLKSFTLGKKKIVHYTCGDQKKQANAAYLIGSYAVMHLKKTPEEAYRLLVSGNTSYLSFRDASFGTCTYNLNILDCLHGVHKALQYDWLDFSDFDVEEYEHYERAENGDFNWIIPGKFLAFSGPHPKSKIENGYPLHAPEAYFPYFRKHNITTIVRLNKKMYDAKRFTDLGFEHHDLFFVDGSTPSDAIVKKFINICENAEGAIAVHCKAGLGRTGTLIGCYMMKHYRLTASETIAWIRICRPGSVIGPQQNYVQEKQASLWAEGDIYRAKMRERQNGTSKVAVTRILSGVDDISINDNTNSMSAKLEIELYNDEDERNSITQGDKLRALKSKRQVRASTGSLTLEENTIRTRSSSQSFRIILQSSVQSNTRSKSGSLSSGTDTGKRTTRSTTGHTSLGSQLLNSRLARSLGNLHALTNDQDQTQNEAKSGSKLVSNSTNQMNNLNAVNNYTQQRATTDHSHTSDSSEGEK